In Flammeovirgaceae bacterium 311, one DNA window encodes the following:
- a CDS encoding CheA signal transduction histidine kinase (COG0643 Chemotaxis protein histidine kinase and related kinases), protein MIEHLKQKYLEEAQDLLLELEKTLLLLEENPADAEGVEVAFRVMHTLKGSSGMFGYQQVSELVHLLENGYDTIRTNQQAVPLSLLALSLEAVDHIRLLLTESASENKGIQSTHRLLLKQAAELLYEMPVTPEMTVAAISSSRSMNTWAIYFAPQKEMLRNGSNPLYILEELAGLGSLRSFACTGKLPSFNQLDPQDCYLSWMLLLATEAPEGEIREAFLFVEELCELQIIQLGKGDQLQALDAAQSAEVAGKVALKLDAGLFNAYASELAAVITEHNKIPPANKAQKSPVQPPASVKEKSVSSIRVASDKLDDLMNLVSELVANQARLSLVAELNNTLPELAAVAEEIEKITRRLRDKTFDICLIPLGSLLTRFKRLVRDLSIELNKNIVFDAEGLETELDKNVIEQLSDCLIHVFRNSIDHGIEDEALRIQKGKNPQGHILLKAYNSGTNVVLEVQDDGAGIDAAKVRAKAFQKGLIREDQLLTEAEIFELLFAPGFSTASQVTEVSGRGVGMDVVRKKITELRGNVQLTSVKDKGTTIIISLPLSISIIDGLLVRIADTDFILPLTYVENSYAVTALDILNARNNQLILNGEPLVFFNLAETFESANSSSCFAVVTQVGRQRVALLVEEIVGEYQAVLKPLGSFCQRQDFISGASLMGDGTVALVLDPHKLLQEITKKITVDV, encoded by the coding sequence ATGATTGAGCACCTGAAACAAAAGTATCTGGAAGAAGCCCAAGACCTGCTGCTGGAGCTGGAGAAAACCCTGCTGCTGCTGGAGGAAAATCCTGCCGATGCAGAAGGAGTAGAGGTAGCTTTCAGGGTAATGCATACGTTGAAGGGCAGCAGCGGCATGTTTGGCTACCAGCAGGTGAGCGAGCTGGTGCACCTGCTGGAGAATGGATATGACACCATCCGCACCAACCAACAGGCAGTGCCACTCTCCCTGCTGGCGCTAAGTCTGGAGGCAGTGGATCATATCAGGCTCCTCCTAACAGAATCCGCCTCCGAAAATAAGGGAATTCAGAGCACCCACAGGCTGCTGCTGAAACAAGCAGCAGAGTTACTCTATGAAATGCCGGTTACTCCTGAAATGACAGTAGCAGCCATATCATCCTCCAGATCCATGAACACCTGGGCCATTTACTTTGCGCCTCAGAAAGAAATGTTGAGGAACGGCTCAAACCCGCTCTACATCCTGGAAGAACTGGCAGGTCTGGGCAGCCTCAGATCTTTTGCCTGCACAGGCAAACTGCCCTCGTTCAATCAACTGGATCCACAAGACTGTTACCTTTCCTGGATGCTGCTGCTGGCAACAGAAGCACCTGAAGGAGAGATTCGGGAGGCATTTCTATTTGTAGAAGAGCTGTGTGAGCTGCAGATAATACAATTAGGAAAGGGCGATCAGCTACAGGCCCTTGATGCAGCACAGTCAGCTGAAGTTGCCGGTAAGGTAGCGCTAAAGCTCGATGCTGGTCTGTTCAATGCTTATGCCAGTGAATTAGCGGCTGTTATAACAGAGCATAATAAGATACCACCGGCTAATAAAGCACAGAAATCTCCGGTACAGCCGCCTGCAAGTGTTAAAGAAAAGAGTGTATCAAGTATACGTGTAGCTTCTGATAAGCTCGATGACCTGATGAACCTGGTGAGTGAGCTGGTGGCTAACCAGGCACGATTATCCCTTGTGGCAGAGCTAAACAACACCCTGCCGGAACTTGCTGCAGTAGCAGAGGAAATAGAAAAAATTACCCGCCGCCTGCGCGATAAAACCTTCGATATATGCCTCATACCCCTGGGCAGTCTGCTGACCCGTTTTAAAAGGCTGGTGCGCGATCTGTCTATTGAGCTCAACAAGAATATTGTTTTTGATGCCGAGGGCCTTGAAACAGAACTGGACAAAAACGTAATAGAGCAGCTGTCCGACTGCCTGATCCATGTGTTCAGGAACAGCATAGACCATGGTATAGAAGACGAAGCCCTGCGCATACAGAAAGGAAAGAACCCACAGGGCCACATTCTGCTAAAGGCATATAACTCTGGCACAAATGTGGTGCTGGAAGTGCAGGACGATGGTGCCGGTATCGATGCGGCTAAAGTACGGGCAAAAGCATTTCAAAAAGGATTGATCCGGGAAGACCAGTTGCTGACGGAAGCAGAGATCTTCGAGCTGCTTTTTGCTCCCGGCTTTTCTACCGCCAGCCAGGTAACCGAGGTATCCGGCAGAGGGGTGGGCATGGATGTGGTGCGAAAGAAAATCACAGAGCTGAGGGGCAATGTGCAGCTTACTTCTGTAAAAGATAAGGGCACTACCATTATCATTTCCCTTCCCTTATCAATATCCATCATAGACGGGCTGCTGGTGCGCATAGCAGATACAGATTTTATTCTGCCACTTACTTATGTGGAAAATAGCTATGCCGTAACAGCGCTGGATATACTAAATGCCCGTAACAACCAGCTGATCCTAAACGGAGAGCCCCTGGTGTTCTTTAACCTGGCAGAAACTTTTGAGTCTGCAAATTCCAGCAGCTGCTTTGCAGTGGTAACGCAGGTAGGCAGGCAGCGGGTTGCCCTGCTGGTAGAAGAAATTGTGGGAGAATACCAGGCTGTGCTAAAACCCCTGGGCAGCTTCTGCCAAAGGCAGGACTTTATATCAGGAGCCAGCCTGATGGGAGATGGTACTGTAGCCCTGGTACTTGATCCGCATAAACTATTGCAGGAAATAACAAAGAAAATAACAGTAGATGTATGA
- a CDS encoding hypothetical protein (COG2010 Cytochrome c, mono- and diheme variants), producing the protein MKVKYLLFLIIFFTAAACSSRKGVPYTEPLQTQNQEVLQGKLLYDRYCNTCHPGGSSGLGPALNDKPLPGFLVRFQIRHGLGVMPAFSKEIIPPEDSKKIVAYMKALRKLD; encoded by the coding sequence ATGAAAGTAAAATATCTTCTGTTCCTCATCATCTTCTTCACGGCGGCTGCTTGTTCTTCCAGAAAAGGAGTGCCTTATACAGAACCGCTGCAAACCCAAAACCAGGAAGTATTGCAGGGCAAGCTGCTGTATGACCGCTACTGCAACACATGCCATCCAGGCGGCAGCTCGGGCCTTGGTCCTGCCCTTAATGATAAACCACTGCCCGGTTTCCTGGTACGCTTCCAGATACGGCATGGCCTTGGGGTAATGCCAGCCTTCAGCAAAGAGATTATTCCGCCCGAAGATTCAAAAAAGATTGTGGCTTATATGAAAGCCCTGCGCAAGCTCGATTAA
- a CDS encoding response regulator receiver modulated CheB methylesterase (COG2201 Chemotaxis response regulator containing a CheY-like receiver domain and a methylesterase domain) — protein sequence MDKIKVFIIDDSALMRQVLSDILQADPQIQIIGTAADPFIAAKKLAEEAPDVITLDIEMPRMDGLTFLRKLMAQHPVPVVVISSLTARGSESALRALEYGAVEVMKKPDMLRGQEMEEVRVRLIDSIKAAKSSRIKRRSVLATANVPEPKLSADAVLAAGSRGSMLRTTEKVVAVGASTGGTEALRVFLTSLPLDSPGILIVQHMPEMFTKSFAKRLDELCKISVKEAENGDTVIRGRALIAPGNKHMLLKRSGARYYVEVVDGPLVNRHRPSVDVLFRSVASYAGRNSLGVIMTGMGDDGARGLLEMKQAGAFTIAQDEKSCVVFGMPKEAIKHGGVDKVLSLELISSSVMAHS from the coding sequence ATGGATAAGATCAAGGTATTCATCATAGACGATTCAGCGCTGATGCGGCAGGTGCTAAGCGATATACTGCAGGCCGATCCGCAAATACAGATAATCGGCACTGCGGCAGATCCTTTTATTGCCGCTAAAAAACTGGCAGAGGAAGCGCCCGATGTAATTACGCTTGATATAGAAATGCCCCGCATGGACGGGCTAACCTTTCTCAGAAAGCTGATGGCACAGCACCCGGTGCCGGTGGTGGTGATCAGCAGCCTTACCGCCCGTGGTTCTGAGTCGGCGCTGCGGGCGCTGGAATATGGGGCGGTGGAGGTGATGAAAAAACCCGATATGCTTAGGGGGCAGGAGATGGAGGAGGTGCGCGTGCGCCTGATCGACAGTATTAAGGCGGCAAAATCATCGCGGATTAAACGGCGCAGTGTACTGGCCACCGCCAATGTGCCAGAGCCAAAATTATCGGCAGATGCAGTGCTGGCGGCAGGTTCCAGGGGAAGCATGCTTAGAACAACGGAAAAGGTGGTGGCGGTTGGGGCATCCACAGGGGGAACTGAGGCGCTTCGGGTGTTTCTTACTTCTCTGCCACTGGATTCTCCGGGTATTCTTATTGTGCAGCACATGCCCGAGATGTTCACCAAATCTTTTGCGAAAAGACTGGATGAACTGTGCAAGATATCTGTGAAGGAGGCTGAAAATGGTGATACCGTGATCAGGGGCAGGGCCCTGATTGCCCCCGGTAACAAGCACATGCTCCTGAAGCGCAGTGGTGCCCGCTACTACGTAGAGGTTGTGGATGGTCCGCTCGTAAACCGGCATCGCCCCTCAGTAGATGTGCTGTTCCGCTCTGTGGCCAGCTATGCCGGCCGCAACAGCCTGGGCGTGATCATGACAGGCATGGGCGATGATGGCGCCCGTGGCTTGCTGGAGATGAAGCAGGCAGGAGCTTTTACCATCGCACAGGATGAGAAAAGCTGTGTGGTTTTTGGCATGCCGAAAGAAGCCATCAAACATGGTGGCGTAGATAAAGTGCTTTCACTGGAACTGATCTCCAGCAGTGTAATGGCCCACAGCTGA
- a CDS encoding response receiver CheY associated with MCPs of class 34H (COG0784 FOG: CheY-like receiver) produces MAKSILVVDDSETIREAVSFTLENAQYEVQKAVDGEDALQMLNTGQYQLIITDLHMPRLDGIGLIKAIRARAEHQFTPILFLTTESQTSRKDEARAAGATGWIVKPFVPEKLVAVVQKLIR; encoded by the coding sequence ATGGCAAAATCAATTTTAGTAGTAGACGATTCAGAAACCATCCGGGAAGCAGTAAGTTTTACCCTGGAAAATGCCCAATACGAGGTTCAGAAAGCTGTAGACGGCGAAGATGCCCTGCAAATGCTGAACACCGGGCAGTACCAGCTCATCATCACCGACCTGCACATGCCCAGGCTGGATGGTATTGGTCTGATCAAGGCCATTCGTGCCAGGGCCGAGCATCAGTTTACCCCTATTCTGTTCCTTACTACCGAGAGCCAGACCAGCCGGAAAGACGAAGCCCGGGCTGCCGGTGCCACTGGCTGGATCGTTAAACCATTTGTACCTGAAAAACTGGTGGCGGTTGTTCAAAAGCTGATCAGATGA
- a CDS encoding protein-glutamate O-methyltransferase (COG1352 Methylase of chemotaxis methyl-accepting proteins), whose translation MVNYNFTSATLTQKEFDLLSSYIYQNYGIKMPMAKKTLLQCRLQKRLRALNIESFEQYIDYVFSQEGIEKELQHMTNVVTTNKTDFFREPAHFEFLQQLNWQQFMGGDPASRTVKAWSAACSSGEEPYTLAMVLQELKLQYQILASDLSSEVLQKAVTAVYASEKTIPVPIGLKQKYLLKHKDPKTPVHRVVPELRKKVNFRHMNLMDDYYDVQGKFDLIFCRNVLIYFDRTTQEKVIRKLCSHLREGGYLFIGHSESLNDFSLPLVQAKSTIFKKM comes from the coding sequence ATGGTAAACTATAATTTTACAAGCGCCACACTTACTCAGAAAGAGTTTGATTTGCTCAGTAGCTATATCTATCAGAACTATGGCATAAAAATGCCAATGGCAAAGAAAACATTGCTACAGTGCCGCCTTCAGAAAAGGCTCAGGGCGCTCAACATAGAGAGCTTTGAGCAGTACATCGATTATGTGTTCAGCCAGGAGGGAATTGAGAAAGAGCTGCAGCACATGACCAATGTGGTAACTACTAATAAAACAGACTTTTTTCGTGAGCCGGCACACTTTGAGTTCCTGCAGCAGCTCAACTGGCAGCAGTTTATGGGCGGCGATCCCGCCAGCAGAACTGTAAAAGCCTGGAGCGCTGCCTGCTCCAGCGGAGAAGAACCCTATACCCTGGCCATGGTGCTGCAGGAGCTGAAGCTTCAATACCAGATACTGGCCAGTGATCTTTCTTCTGAAGTGCTGCAAAAAGCTGTTACGGCAGTTTATGCTTCTGAAAAGACAATTCCGGTGCCTATAGGACTGAAACAAAAATACCTGCTCAAGCATAAAGATCCTAAAACACCCGTTCACCGGGTAGTTCCTGAGCTAAGGAAAAAGGTAAACTTCAGGCACATGAACCTGATGGACGATTATTATGATGTGCAGGGAAAGTTCGATCTGATCTTTTGCCGGAATGTGCTGATTTACTTCGATAGAACAACCCAGGAAAAAGTAATCAGGAAGCTGTGCAGCCACCTGCGGGAGGGGGGGTATTTGTTTATAGGCCACTCGGAGTCCCTGAACGATTTCAGTCTGCCGCTTGTGCAGGCTAAGTCTACCATTTTCAAAAAAATGTAA
- a CDS encoding methyl-accepting chemotaxis sensory transducer (COG0840 Methyl-accepting chemotaxis protein) translates to MNITIRTRLIFAFTVLIGITGFIYYLGATNTNTLNEQISFIVDKSSEKLLLSAQLSEDVQYITKREKDLILTRDRETLQEVVADVDQRFAEMNKRLDDLKAVEDEGGLEDVAIFEEKWKDYLKVFKKIKNLAVTVNTDSSNIAAYKLSTTVAREHAMAATELANFRVKNNKKELAEVDVVTTALYEEGKNLMLTSLVVAIIIALAMAYWIISSISSSINNAKSALKSVSEGDLTVQIEIKNRDEVGELLLHLKGMVEKLKEVIGSVTSAADNISSASQQMSSSSQQMSEGATEQAASAEEVSSSMEEMAANIQQNTDNAQQTEKIALQAAEDIQEGSRAVNQSVDSMKKIAEKISIIGEIARQTNLLALNAAVEAARAGEHGKGFAVVAAEVRKLAERSQVAANEINELSSSSVAIADKSGRLLEQIVPNIQKTSRLVQEITAASLEQNAGSEQVNGAIQQLNQVIQQNAASAEEMASGAEELSSQADQLKDTVGFFNIGHNSYSQSRTSSNKKRKSVPMVHLNGNSNGIPKKAASAKTGLHLELNGNDGMDSDFERF, encoded by the coding sequence ATGAATATTACAATTAGAACAAGGCTCATTTTTGCCTTTACAGTACTAATAGGCATTACAGGTTTTATATACTACCTGGGAGCAACCAATACAAATACTTTAAATGAGCAAATCAGCTTCATTGTTGATAAAAGTTCTGAAAAACTCCTGCTGTCAGCACAACTGTCAGAAGATGTTCAATACATCACCAAGCGTGAAAAGGATTTGATTCTGACCCGGGACCGTGAAACCCTTCAGGAGGTTGTGGCTGATGTAGATCAGCGCTTTGCAGAAATGAATAAAAGACTGGATGATCTGAAAGCAGTGGAAGATGAGGGTGGACTGGAAGACGTGGCAATATTTGAAGAAAAGTGGAAAGATTATCTGAAAGTTTTTAAAAAAATAAAGAATCTGGCAGTAACTGTTAACACTGATTCATCGAATATTGCTGCCTATAAACTTTCAACAACAGTTGCGAGGGAACATGCTATGGCAGCAACAGAGTTGGCAAACTTCAGGGTAAAAAATAATAAGAAAGAACTTGCTGAGGTGGATGTAGTAACCACAGCACTATATGAAGAAGGTAAGAATCTGATGCTTACTTCACTAGTGGTTGCCATTATAATTGCCCTGGCTATGGCTTACTGGATCATCAGTAGCATCTCCAGCTCTATCAATAATGCTAAGTCTGCCTTGAAATCAGTTTCAGAAGGCGATTTAACGGTACAGATAGAGATAAAGAACAGGGATGAGGTAGGGGAGTTGTTACTTCACCTGAAGGGGATGGTAGAGAAGCTCAAGGAGGTAATAGGCTCTGTAACCTCTGCGGCTGATAATATTTCATCTGCTTCGCAGCAGATGAGTTCTTCCTCCCAGCAGATGAGTGAGGGAGCCACCGAGCAGGCAGCATCTGCCGAGGAGGTATCATCTTCTATGGAAGAGATGGCAGCTAACATACAGCAGAACACTGATAATGCTCAGCAGACGGAGAAGATTGCCCTGCAGGCAGCAGAAGACATACAGGAGGGAAGCCGGGCGGTGAACCAATCGGTAGATTCCATGAAGAAGATCGCGGAGAAGATCTCCATCATAGGAGAGATAGCCAGGCAGACGAACCTTTTGGCGCTGAATGCAGCCGTAGAGGCTGCCAGGGCAGGCGAGCATGGCAAAGGCTTTGCCGTGGTGGCCGCAGAGGTGCGCAAGCTGGCAGAGCGGAGCCAGGTTGCGGCAAATGAGATCAACGAGCTTTCTTCTTCTTCGGTAGCCATAGCCGATAAGTCAGGCAGGCTGCTGGAGCAGATTGTGCCCAACATCCAAAAGACCTCCAGGCTGGTGCAGGAGATCACAGCAGCCTCGCTTGAGCAGAATGCAGGTTCTGAGCAGGTGAATGGCGCTATACAGCAGCTTAACCAGGTTATTCAGCAGAATGCAGCCTCGGCAGAAGAGATGGCTTCGGGAGCAGAGGAGCTTTCCTCGCAGGCCGATCAGCTCAAGGACACTGTTGGCTTCTTTAACATAGGCCATAACAGCTACAGCCAGAGCAGAACCAGCAGCAACAAGAAAAGAAAAAGTGTACCTATGGTGCACCTGAATGGCAACAGCAATGGAATTCCCAAAAAAGCAGCATCGGCCAAAACAGGACTGCACCTGGAGCTGAACGGCAATGACGGGATGGACAGTGACTTTGAAAGATTTTAA
- a CDS encoding chemotaxis protein CheW (COG0835 Chemotaxis signal transduction protein): MKVDEIKELHSFLSFRLDKEVFAVNVSKVIEILEVPHITKIPKSPAYMRGVVNLRGTVLPVIDARLKLGLQKVADTISTCIIVFNIQLEQETLMVGALVDAVQEVFEMDEAELKPAPSIGGKYKTEFIRGMARKEEDFVMVLEVDKIFATEEIINLQTEIEAVKA; this comes from the coding sequence ATGAAGGTAGATGAAATAAAGGAGCTGCATTCCTTTTTGTCTTTCAGGCTCGACAAAGAGGTGTTTGCAGTAAACGTAAGCAAGGTAATTGAGATACTGGAAGTACCTCATATTACTAAAATACCAAAGTCTCCGGCCTATATGCGCGGGGTAGTAAACCTGCGCGGAACAGTATTGCCTGTAATAGATGCCCGCCTGAAGCTCGGTCTTCAGAAAGTAGCCGATACCATTAGCACCTGCATTATTGTATTTAATATACAACTGGAGCAGGAAACCCTGATGGTAGGAGCCCTGGTAGATGCCGTACAGGAGGTTTTTGAGATGGACGAGGCCGAGCTGAAGCCTGCGCCCAGCATCGGAGGCAAATACAAAACAGAATTTATCCGTGGCATGGCCCGCAAAGAAGAAGATTTTGTAATGGTGCTGGAGGTGGATAAAATCTTTGCCACCGAAGAGATCATCAACCTACAAACAGAAATAGAAGCAGTAAAAGCATAA
- a CDS encoding hypothetical protein (COG2133 Glucose/sorbosone dehydrogenases), with translation MLLCFSSCYQLRKSNGGGQLSYTPDKNRAINTSDILLPEGYAIEAVASNLTFPTASAIDERGRLYVVEAGYSYGEVFLKPRLLRIEQDGGSTVVAEGEKNGPWTGITYHDGNFYVAEGGVLEGGRILRISPEGEITPLVQNLPSMGDHHTNGPVIKDGYVYFGQGTATNSAVVGQDNADYGWLSRYPDFHDSPCEDVVLSGQNYTSANPLTEASDDKATTGAYVPFGQPTTEGQVIKGVVPCNGAIMRVPLNGGELEVVAWGLRNPYGLALSPQDELYVTENSYDVRGNRPVWGTGDVLWKIQQGSWYGWPDFSGGIPLARLEQPGRSDAPLPILAKHPNKPPRPAAKLGVHSSSNGFDFSRSNSFGYVGDAFVAQFGDMAPKVNKVWAPVGYKVVRVNVETGDVQDFVANKGSKTGPATWLKNGGLERPVSVNFSPDGAAMYIVDFGVMLMTDGNPKPLENTGVIWRVTKKQ, from the coding sequence TATCAATTACGGAAATCGAATGGCGGCGGACAGCTCAGCTACACACCCGATAAGAATCGGGCAATCAATACTTCTGATATACTCCTGCCCGAGGGCTATGCCATAGAAGCTGTAGCCAGCAACCTTACCTTTCCCACTGCCTCAGCAATAGATGAGAGGGGCAGGCTCTACGTAGTAGAAGCCGGCTATTCTTATGGCGAAGTGTTTCTGAAACCCAGACTGCTACGCATAGAACAGGATGGAGGCAGTACGGTGGTAGCAGAGGGCGAAAAAAATGGCCCATGGACCGGCATAACCTATCATGATGGCAATTTTTATGTGGCAGAAGGCGGCGTGCTGGAGGGTGGCCGGATCCTGCGCATCAGCCCGGAGGGAGAAATTACCCCACTGGTGCAAAACCTGCCCAGCATGGGCGATCACCATACAAACGGACCTGTTATCAAAGATGGCTACGTATATTTCGGGCAGGGCACAGCTACCAACTCTGCCGTTGTGGGGCAGGATAATGCCGACTATGGCTGGCTTTCCCGTTACCCCGACTTTCATGACAGCCCTTGCGAAGATGTGGTACTTAGCGGACAAAACTATACCTCTGCCAACCCTCTAACCGAGGCTTCTGACGATAAGGCAACAACAGGTGCCTATGTTCCCTTTGGTCAACCTACTACTGAGGGGCAGGTAATAAAGGGAGTAGTGCCCTGCAATGGTGCCATTATGCGGGTGCCACTGAACGGCGGTGAACTGGAAGTAGTGGCCTGGGGACTTAGAAATCCCTATGGACTGGCACTTTCGCCTCAGGATGAACTGTATGTAACCGAAAACAGCTATGATGTAAGAGGCAACCGGCCCGTATGGGGTACTGGTGATGTGCTCTGGAAAATTCAGCAGGGCTCCTGGTATGGCTGGCCGGATTTTAGCGGTGGTATTCCGCTGGCCCGCCTTGAGCAGCCCGGGAGGTCTGATGCCCCCCTGCCAATACTGGCAAAACACCCGAACAAGCCCCCACGTCCGGCCGCCAAATTAGGCGTACACTCCTCCTCTAATGGATTCGACTTTAGCCGCAGCAACAGCTTTGGCTATGTTGGCGATGCTTTCGTAGCGCAGTTTGGTGATATGGCCCCTAAAGTGAATAAGGTATGGGCGCCGGTGGGGTACAAAGTGGTCCGGGTGAACGTGGAAACCGGAGATGTACAAGATTTTGTAGCCAACAAGGGCAGTAAAACCGGACCTGCCACCTGGCTGAAAAACGGTGGCCTGGAACGACCGGTTTCAGTTAACTTCAGCCCCGATGGGGCAGCCATGTATATCGTGGATTTTGGTGTGATGCTGATGACCGACGGAAATCCTAAACCGCTGGAGAATACAGGAGTTATTTGGAGAGTGACTAAAAAGCAGTAG
- a CDS encoding chemotaxis protein CheD (COG1871 Chemotaxis protein; stimulates methylation of MCP proteins) has protein sequence MEIVTNKHFLYPSGLYASKKPTLVTTILGSCVAVCLYDSLNKFGGINHYMLSYWDGTGMPTPKWGDHAIRKLLENMLGMGAEKKYMQAKIFGGSCRRGSSDVFNIGSNNILVAETCLAKLQIPIVARHTGGSIPRKLIYHTNTGSVDVYNLLSTTTDPE, from the coding sequence GTGGAAATAGTAACAAACAAGCATTTTCTCTATCCATCAGGCCTGTATGCTAGTAAAAAGCCAACCCTGGTAACCACCATTTTGGGGAGCTGTGTTGCGGTTTGTCTGTACGACTCTCTTAACAAATTTGGAGGCATTAACCATTATATGCTGTCTTATTGGGATGGCACAGGTATGCCAACCCCCAAGTGGGGCGACCATGCCATCAGAAAACTGCTGGAAAATATGCTTGGCATGGGCGCAGAGAAAAAATACATGCAGGCAAAAATTTTTGGCGGCTCGTGCAGAAGGGGATCGTCTGATGTGTTCAATATTGGTTCCAACAACATTCTGGTAGCAGAAACCTGTTTGGCGAAGCTGCAAATTCCAATTGTAGCCAGGCACACCGGTGGCAGCATTCCCCGCAAGCTGATTTACCATACCAATACAGGCTCAGTGGATGTTTATAATTTATTATCCACTACAACAGATCCTGAATAA